A part of Entelurus aequoreus isolate RoL-2023_Sb linkage group LG03, RoL_Eaeq_v1.1, whole genome shotgun sequence genomic DNA contains:
- the LOC133647155 gene encoding acireductone dioxygenase-like: protein MGIEAWYMDNSDEDQRKPHKLQPNQPVLLETLKNIGVLHWKLNADIHEDDPQLQLIREEQGYPSMDIITVEKNTLANYEEMLKRFYTEHLHLDNELRYILDGQAYFDVRDKEDRWIRIAVGKGDLITLPAGIYHRFTLDETVSLNYTWKNKIMIAGLICSQTFFTEGTLSELNS from the exons ATGGGGATCGAAGCTTGGTACATGGACAACTCTGACGAAGACCAGAGGAAGCCGCACAAACTTCAGCCAAATCAGCCCGTTTTGTTGGAGACTTTAAAAAACATCGGAGTTCTTCACTGGAAG cTGAATGCAGACATCCATGAGGATGACCCACAGTTGCAGCTGATCAGGGAAGAGCAAGGCTACCCTTCCATGGACATCATCACCGTTGAGAAGAACACACTGGCAAATTATGAGGAGATG TTAAAAAGGTTCTATACGGAACACCTACATTTGGACAATGAGCTTCGCTACATCCTTGATGGCCAGGCATATTTCGACGTCCGGGACAAGGAGGACCGCTGGATAAGAATCGCTGTGGGCAAAGGTGACCTGATTACGCTGCCAGCTGGCATATACCACCGCTTCACATTGGACGAGACCGTAAGTTTGAATTACacttggaaaaataaaataatgattgCTGGATTAATTtgctctcaaacttttttcaccga AGGTACACTGTCTGAATTGAACAGTTAG